One genomic region from Bacteroidetes Order II. bacterium encodes:
- a CDS encoding VCBS repeat-containing protein, whose translation MLKYAIGLLFGGLLILTLPACTPDPHDPYEPQRPLFTRLTASRTGIEFKNELSPTKDFNIFTYRNFHNGGGVGIGDFNADGKPDLFLTANQRSSRLYLNKGKLQFQDVTEAAGVAVNKGWATGVAVADINADGKLDIYICNAGDKDGQARANQLFINQGNDAQGHPTFTDEAAKYGIADEGATTHAAFFDYDLDGDLDLYVLNNSFRPVSSFGMRNIRHERNDVGGHKLYRNEGNNQFKDVSAQAGIYGSEIAFGLGVTVGDINRDGWPDIYVSNDFFERDYLYINQKNGTFSEELEAQMPSLSMSSMGADMADLNNDAYPEIFVTDMLPEDDLRLKTTTIFENWDVRKLKIANGYWNQFTRNALQLNNKNNTFSEISAMTKTDATDWSWGALMADFDLDGHKDIFVCNGVYKDVTNQDFLEFFQSEAVVREFVVDQNADFRPLLDKIPSRPLPNYLFRNEGNLQFRNVAKEWGLAEPSFSNGAAYADFDGDGDLDMVVNNVNETAAFYENNARAIHPNHFLQLQFKGDAGNIRGIGVQATIMANGQSFYLENIPQRGFQSSVDEVMTFGLGDIQTIDTLRVDWPNGKSQVLTQVKVNQKLSLQLAHATLATSQFRKNPSPPLLKEVTTQSGLDFTHTEGEFSDFDREFLLHRMQSTDGPRMAVGDVNGDGHEDIYIGGAKDQAGSLFYGTGKGFRKGNQAPFEDAKAAEEVAAVFFDADKDQDLDLYVVTGSSEFGPDQANLLEDLLYLNDGKGHFSRAEGRIPARYDAGSVVAPTDYDLDGDMDLFVGSRVIPGQYGVKPKSVLLRNDGKGYFTDITADLAPSLEHAGMVTDAHWMDLNGDKRPDLILVGDWMPVTAFLNHKDGLKKHTPPGLENTYGWWSRMVVEDTDGDGDEDLILGNWGWNSVLGQPTSAHPTEMYVGDLDQNGLNEQILAYYKPLDQKTLPFALRGDLARQMPTVKSKFLKYADYANKTVLEIFPTEALKKAQFFRANTFATTLFENIGKGSFREVTLPAMTQITPVFGIAVWDIDRDGKKDLILGGNLRRVKPQIGELTAGYGMVLKGIGKNQFKPLPAFQTGLRIQGEIRDIRPVGPFLVVARSNAKAVVLAVNP comes from the coding sequence ATGCTCAAGTACGCTATCGGGCTACTTTTTGGCGGCCTGTTGATTTTGACCTTGCCTGCCTGTACCCCCGATCCACACGACCCATACGAACCCCAACGCCCTTTGTTCACAAGATTAACGGCTTCTCGGACGGGAATTGAATTCAAAAACGAACTTTCCCCAACCAAAGATTTCAACATCTTCACCTACCGAAACTTCCACAACGGAGGTGGGGTCGGGATTGGAGATTTTAATGCAGATGGAAAACCCGACCTCTTTCTAACCGCCAACCAGCGTTCCTCCCGATTATACCTAAACAAAGGCAAACTCCAATTTCAAGACGTTACCGAGGCCGCAGGGGTGGCCGTCAACAAAGGCTGGGCAACAGGGGTGGCCGTTGCGGATATAAATGCCGATGGAAAATTAGATATTTACATCTGTAATGCGGGAGATAAAGATGGTCAGGCGCGTGCCAACCAACTCTTTATCAATCAAGGCAATGATGCACAAGGGCATCCCACTTTTACCGATGAAGCAGCGAAGTATGGCATCGCAGATGAAGGGGCAACCACACATGCAGCCTTTTTTGACTATGATTTGGATGGCGATTTAGACCTTTATGTGTTAAACAATTCGTTTCGTCCGGTTTCTTCGTTTGGTATGCGGAACATCCGACACGAGCGGAACGATGTGGGCGGCCACAAACTATATCGGAACGAAGGCAATAACCAATTCAAAGACGTAAGTGCACAAGCAGGTATCTATGGAAGTGAAATTGCGTTTGGGCTTGGTGTGACCGTTGGCGACATAAACCGCGACGGTTGGCCAGATATTTATGTCTCGAACGATTTTTTTGAACGAGACTATCTTTATATCAATCAAAAAAATGGCACTTTTTCGGAAGAGTTAGAAGCCCAAATGCCCTCACTCTCAATGTCTTCGATGGGTGCAGATATGGCCGATCTCAACAATGATGCCTATCCAGAAATATTTGTAACCGACATGTTGCCGGAAGACGATCTCCGGTTAAAAACCACTACCATTTTTGAAAACTGGGATGTACGAAAACTCAAAATAGCCAATGGCTATTGGAATCAATTTACCCGAAATGCCCTGCAATTAAACAATAAAAACAATACTTTTTCGGAAATAAGTGCGATGACCAAAACCGATGCTACGGATTGGTCTTGGGGCGCACTTATGGCAGATTTTGACTTGGATGGTCATAAAGATATTTTTGTCTGTAACGGGGTTTATAAAGATGTGACCAATCAAGATTTTTTGGAATTTTTCCAGAGTGAAGCCGTGGTACGGGAATTTGTGGTGGATCAAAATGCCGACTTCCGACCGCTTTTAGACAAAATCCCCAGCCGACCATTGCCCAATTACCTTTTTCGGAATGAGGGCAATCTTCAATTCCGGAACGTTGCCAAAGAATGGGGATTGGCCGAACCCAGTTTTTCCAATGGCGCCGCCTATGCGGACTTTGATGGAGACGGAGATTTAGATATGGTCGTTAATAATGTGAATGAAACAGCCGCTTTTTACGAAAACAATGCCCGTGCCATACACCCCAACCACTTCTTGCAACTTCAGTTTAAGGGAGATGCTGGAAATATACGCGGGATTGGCGTTCAAGCAACCATCATGGCCAATGGCCAATCTTTCTATCTGGAAAACATTCCACAACGCGGCTTCCAGTCTTCCGTAGATGAAGTGATGACATTTGGGCTTGGCGACATTCAGACCATAGATACGCTCCGTGTGGACTGGCCAAACGGCAAAAGCCAAGTACTTACCCAAGTCAAGGTAAACCAGAAACTGAGCCTCCAACTTGCCCATGCAACCTTAGCCACATCACAGTTCCGCAAAAACCCATCTCCACCGCTTTTGAAAGAGGTAACAACGCAAAGCGGACTTGACTTTACCCATACCGAAGGGGAATTCTCGGACTTTGACCGAGAGTTTTTATTGCATCGTATGCAATCTACCGATGGCCCCCGTATGGCCGTGGGCGATGTAAATGGCGATGGGCACGAAGATATTTACATCGGAGGCGCAAAAGACCAAGCGGGTTCATTGTTCTACGGAACTGGAAAAGGCTTCCGAAAGGGCAATCAAGCCCCTTTCGAGGATGCAAAAGCCGCAGAAGAAGTGGCTGCGGTCTTCTTTGATGCCGACAAAGACCAAGATTTAGACCTCTATGTGGTAACAGGGAGTTCGGAATTTGGACCAGATCAGGCCAATTTACTGGAAGACTTGCTTTACTTGAATGACGGCAAAGGCCATTTCTCGCGGGCGGAAGGCAGAATTCCTGCCCGATACGATGCTGGCTCGGTGGTTGCTCCCACCGATTACGACTTGGATGGGGATATGGACCTATTCGTTGGATCGCGGGTCATTCCAGGACAATATGGCGTAAAGCCTAAATCTGTACTATTGCGCAATGATGGAAAAGGATATTTTACAGATATTACAGCAGATCTTGCCCCTTCCTTAGAACATGCAGGAATGGTGACCGACGCCCATTGGATGGATCTCAATGGTGATAAACGTCCAGACCTGATACTGGTGGGCGACTGGATGCCTGTCACCGCTTTTCTGAACCATAAGGATGGATTAAAAAAACATACCCCGCCGGGCCTCGAAAACACCTATGGATGGTGGAGCCGCATGGTGGTAGAAGACACTGATGGAGACGGTGACGAAGACCTAATCCTAGGCAATTGGGGTTGGAACTCGGTTTTGGGCCAGCCCACCTCGGCCCACCCCACAGAGATGTATGTAGGAGATTTAGATCAAAATGGGCTGAATGAGCAGATTTTGGCGTATTACAAGCCATTAGACCAAAAAACCTTGCCCTTCGCACTGCGTGGTGATTTGGCGCGGCAGATGCCTACCGTCAAGTCCAAATTTCTGAAATATGCAGACTATGCAAACAAAACAGTTCTGGAGATATTTCCCACCGAGGCCCTTAAGAAAGCCCAATTCTTCCGTGCAAATACCTTTGCCACCACCCTCTTCGAAAACATAGGGAAAGGAAGCTTCCGTGAAGTGACGCTACCTGCGATGACACAAATTACCCCGGTTTTTGGTATAGCCGTCTGGGATATAGATCGCGATGGGAAGAAAGACCTGATATTAGGAGGAAACCTCCGGCGTGTGAAACCCCAAATTGGTGAACTGACTGCTGGATATGGTATGGTATTAAAAGGCATAGGAAAAAATCAATTTAAGCCCCTACCCGCCTTCCAAACCGGACTTCGTATCCAAGGCGAGATACGCGACATACGCCCGGTTGGCCCTTTTTTGGTCGTCGCCCGCAGTAATGCAAAAGCCGTCGTTTTGGCGGTCAACCCTTAA
- a CDS encoding sodium/sugar symporter has protein sequence MNQGMQLWDYIVFMLYFAVVAAIGYSIYRKRAKTASTTDYFLAEGSLTWWAIGASLIASNISAEQFIGMSGSGFAMGLAIASYEWMAALTLLVVAVFFLPIYLKNKIYTMPQFLSDRFDGRVSTVMAVFWLLVYVFVNLSSILYLGALTLERMVGLNFMVCVIGLAVFAIVITLGGMRVIGYTDVFQVLVLIIGGLITAYLALDLVAQNFGTSGFFAGLSILHKEAPGHFDMILSPDNKFYSELPGLTVLVGGMWIANLSYWGSNQYITQRALGAKDLDTAQKGLLFAGFLKLMMPLIVVIPGIAAYVLHNVDPAFKASMTVGGIVKPDSAYSTLLDLLPTGLKGIAFAALVAAIVASLAGKANSIATIFTLDIFKKFMDKDASEDKLVQIGQVSILASFIIAIMVAPALTSLDQGFQYIQEYTGFITPGVCAIFLLGLFWKKATPTAALTAALLTIPLSAIMKSLTPMVPFLDRMGYVFLILVALMVFISYLKPESSKKEIVVDQGLFETSFGFRIGALLIMGVLAALYIAYW, from the coding sequence ATGAATCAAGGTATGCAGTTATGGGACTACATCGTCTTTATGCTTTATTTTGCGGTGGTAGCCGCCATTGGTTATTCGATCTACCGTAAACGGGCCAAAACCGCCAGTACAACCGATTATTTTCTTGCGGAAGGCTCCCTCACTTGGTGGGCAATCGGCGCTTCCTTGATTGCCTCCAACATTTCGGCAGAGCAATTTATCGGGATGTCTGGATCTGGTTTTGCGATGGGCCTCGCCATTGCCAGTTACGAATGGATGGCAGCCTTAACGCTTTTGGTGGTCGCCGTTTTTTTCCTCCCGATTTATCTTAAAAACAAAATTTACACCATGCCACAATTCCTGAGCGACCGCTTCGATGGTCGGGTCAGTACTGTAATGGCTGTTTTTTGGCTACTGGTTTATGTTTTTGTGAACCTCTCTTCTATTCTTTACCTCGGCGCACTGACCTTAGAAAGAATGGTGGGGCTAAACTTTATGGTATGCGTGATTGGACTGGCTGTTTTTGCGATTGTTATCACCCTTGGCGGGATGCGTGTGATTGGATATACCGATGTTTTTCAGGTCTTGGTACTCATTATTGGCGGCCTCATTACCGCATACTTGGCCTTAGACTTGGTGGCGCAAAACTTTGGTACAAGTGGTTTTTTTGCCGGACTCAGCATTCTTCATAAAGAAGCACCCGGCCATTTCGATATGATCCTCTCGCCCGATAACAAGTTTTATAGTGAGCTACCAGGACTCACGGTCTTGGTAGGTGGGATGTGGATCGCAAACCTTAGCTATTGGGGAAGCAACCAATATATTACCCAACGGGCTTTAGGAGCAAAAGACTTGGATACCGCACAAAAAGGCTTGCTCTTTGCTGGATTTTTGAAACTCATGATGCCCCTAATCGTGGTCATTCCAGGGATTGCAGCGTATGTGTTACATAATGTGGACCCCGCTTTCAAAGCCAGCATGACCGTAGGGGGCATCGTAAAACCGGACAGTGCGTACTCGACCTTGCTAGACCTTTTGCCGACGGGCCTCAAAGGCATTGCCTTCGCCGCCTTGGTTGCTGCAATCGTGGCCTCTCTGGCTGGCAAAGCAAACAGTATTGCCACCATTTTCACCTTAGACATCTTTAAAAAATTCATGGACAAAGATGCGTCGGAAGATAAGTTGGTACAGATCGGGCAAGTCTCCATCTTGGCCTCTTTTATCATTGCCATTATGGTTGCACCAGCACTCACCAGTTTAGATCAAGGCTTCCAATACATTCAGGAATACACCGGATTTATCACTCCGGGAGTTTGTGCCATTTTCCTCTTAGGTCTTTTCTGGAAAAAAGCCACGCCTACGGCCGCCCTCACAGCAGCCTTGTTAACCATTCCACTCTCTGCAATAATGAAAAGCCTGACGCCTATGGTGCCTTTCTTGGATCGGATGGGGTATGTGTTTCTAATCTTGGTGGCATTGATGGTATTCATTAGTTACCTGAAGCCCGAATCGAGCAAAAAAGAAATTGTAGTGGACCAGGGTTTGTTTGAAACCAGTTTTGGATTTCGGATTGGCGCATTATTGATTATGGGCGTATTGGCTGCTTTGTATATTGCGTATTGGTAA
- a CDS encoding RagB/SusD family nutrient uptake outer membrane protein: MNKFFKSLRAKTLAVGIVLPSVLGTVNFACTDLDTTPYSLITPDQFFKNDAEFLGAMAPVYAQLRALQWSYHNIQQHSTDETMVPQRGGDWGDGNRWKQLHRHTWDKSHSDINDAWNSSYTGIARANSLLEALDASTLASAAAYKAEVRVLRAFYYYTLLDMFGGVPIYKGATADKNNLPARSTSAEVFSFIETELKEASAVLPKAKVHGRVNYYSAQALLTRIYLNSQFFTGTVTTAGLQKGTAKWNELIAAADNVINSGEYGLESDYFASFIPNNQGSKENLFVSVNLNIGGNGLSFNQRQLHYNHALPQSPWNGFTTLAETYNKFSEQDYRKNMFLIGQQCSNFTNADKDGNCPAGTTKLTDRQGNPLIFTSTVANFDNANESEGIRVLKWGIDTGAVGGDSKNDYAWIRYADILLAKAEALNETGNTAGAAALVNQVRTRAKLGNLSAAQTASQSAMRTAIFEERGYEFIMEAVRRLDMIRAGTYTSADWQFKEKKEAFRVLYPIPQGAIDANSKLTQNAGY; this comes from the coding sequence ATGAATAAATTTTTCAAATCCCTTCGTGCAAAGACGCTGGCGGTTGGAATCGTACTGCCGTCGGTACTGGGGACGGTAAACTTTGCCTGTACGGACTTAGATACCACGCCGTATAGCCTTATTACACCGGATCAATTCTTCAAGAACGATGCCGAATTCTTGGGTGCAATGGCGCCAGTCTATGCCCAATTGCGTGCCCTGCAATGGTCTTACCACAACATTCAGCAGCACTCCACCGACGAAACCATGGTACCGCAACGCGGTGGTGACTGGGGAGACGGCAACCGCTGGAAGCAATTGCATCGCCATACATGGGACAAATCCCATAGCGACATAAACGACGCATGGAACTCGTCTTATACAGGCATTGCGCGCGCCAACTCCTTATTAGAAGCCTTAGATGCCTCAACGCTGGCTTCAGCAGCGGCATATAAAGCAGAAGTGCGGGTATTGCGTGCGTTCTATTATTATACCCTGTTAGATATGTTTGGTGGCGTACCGATTTATAAGGGCGCTACGGCCGACAAAAACAACCTTCCAGCAAGAAGCACCTCCGCAGAAGTGTTTAGCTTCATCGAAACAGAGCTAAAAGAAGCCTCTGCTGTGTTGCCAAAAGCGAAGGTACATGGACGGGTAAACTATTACAGCGCCCAAGCCTTGTTGACCAGAATTTACCTTAACAGCCAATTCTTTACCGGAACCGTTACCACGGCAGGCCTGCAAAAAGGTACTGCAAAATGGAATGAACTCATTGCCGCTGCGGACAATGTGATCAATTCTGGTGAATATGGATTAGAGTCGGATTATTTCGCTTCCTTCATACCAAACAACCAAGGATCGAAAGAAAACCTCTTTGTCTCGGTTAACTTAAATATTGGTGGAAATGGTCTATCCTTCAATCAACGCCAATTACACTACAACCATGCCCTGCCACAAAGTCCTTGGAATGGTTTTACTACACTTGCTGAAACCTACAACAAATTCTCCGAACAAGATTATCGGAAAAATATGTTCCTGATTGGTCAGCAGTGTTCGAACTTTACCAATGCCGACAAGGACGGAAATTGTCCTGCTGGTACGACGAAACTCACCGACCGCCAAGGAAACCCTTTGATCTTCACCTCGACGGTGGCAAACTTTGACAATGCCAACGAAAGCGAAGGCATCCGTGTATTGAAATGGGGTATTGATACTGGTGCTGTCGGTGGAGATTCCAAGAACGACTACGCTTGGATCCGTTATGCCGACATCCTGCTTGCCAAAGCAGAAGCCCTGAACGAAACAGGCAATACCGCAGGTGCTGCCGCATTGGTTAACCAAGTCCGTACCCGTGCAAAATTAGGCAATCTGAGCGCTGCACAAACAGCCTCACAATCCGCCATGCGGACAGCCATTTTTGAAGAACGCGGGTATGAGTTCATTATGGAAGCTGTTCGTCGCCTCGACATGATCCGTGCGGGAACCTATACCAGCGCAGATTGGCAGTTCAAGGAGAAAAAAGAAGCCTTCCGGGTACTGTATCCGATACCACAAGGTGCCATTGACGCCAACTCGAAGCTGACCCAAAACGCAGGGTATTAA
- a CDS encoding TonB-dependent receptor: protein MLKKLYSLVAVLLLSGTSFAFAQKTVSGKVTAADSGAPLPGATVQVKGTNTGAITDLDGAYSIRVPNNNATLVFSFVGYVSKEEVVGDRNSINVALGEDPKMMEVVVVGYGIQRKADVTAAVSSVNVNDANLGVVASVDQLMNGRAAGVQVTQNSGDPGGGMTVRVRGGASLGASNEPLYVVDGIPMDTSPTATSNSLGASGAGNATFQARNPMNFLNPNDIESIDILKDASATAIYGARGANGVVLITTKKGKAGLLSTNYDVYVASSSAARRLNLLDAAEFKTLRTAMGLAALPAEEKYDTDWQDEIFRNGTSMSHNLSFGGGTSNTQYFASLNYINQQGIVISSGFARTGGRINVNHKAWDGKLRLGLNMSSSYTLDDNVPSGTADGFSGGMFTNVFQMHPTQPVTNADGSYFEFARATRNPVAMANTVEDGIKTTRSLGNIFAELDLIPGLVGRVSAAASRSQASRRFFIPKNTPLGDESGGQAIQGNRELTNQVFQGQLTYNPKIAANQNLSVTGVYEYNQYETEELNALSYGFTTDVNSFNRMESGKTQQTSSYHAVNKLISFISRANYDLNGKYYLQVTGRYDGSSRFGPNNRWAFFPSASVRWRLSNEEFLKGNSTISELSLRASYGQSGQERIGDDLWRATLAANTNFIAGLGGQQITGYASTQLANPDLKWETISSTNLGIDFGLFNSKIQGSLELYQAKTKDLLLAVPQPFGVVNTRFENVGSTENKGFEFNLTGYILDKDDTSLSITANIGANRNQVIELDGREQLPYAVRVTGAGYSEAPLQVVRVGFPVTGTFIGRKYTGLDASGKETYAVAPTTGDTAVGNGLEVLGTAEPDFVYGLATKFTKGNIDVNLFLRGQVGGMVFNNTAAVYGYPGSSLKQGQNGIIPYDITEISALAKIESPGFASSRWLEDASFLRVDNLTIGYRLANISKRVRTARVYLTGQNLFLLTGYSGYDPEVAGFGNGGGVGVDYLVYPKARTITIGVNLGL, encoded by the coding sequence ATGTTGAAAAAACTTTACAGCTTGGTGGCCGTGTTGTTACTTTCGGGAACGTCTTTTGCTTTTGCTCAAAAGACGGTCTCTGGTAAAGTGACAGCAGCCGATTCGGGAGCTCCGCTTCCGGGTGCCACCGTTCAGGTGAAAGGTACCAACACCGGGGCTATAACCGACCTCGATGGTGCCTACTCCATTCGCGTTCCGAACAACAATGCAACCCTCGTTTTCTCTTTCGTGGGCTATGTAAGCAAAGAAGAAGTGGTAGGAGACCGCAATTCCATTAACGTAGCCCTCGGAGAAGACCCCAAAATGATGGAGGTTGTGGTTGTTGGATACGGCATTCAGCGCAAGGCTGATGTGACGGCTGCTGTTTCGTCTGTAAACGTAAACGACGCCAATTTGGGGGTTGTTGCTTCCGTAGATCAATTGATGAATGGCCGTGCAGCTGGGGTTCAAGTAACCCAAAACTCAGGTGATCCAGGCGGTGGCATGACGGTACGTGTACGTGGTGGTGCATCATTGGGTGCCAGTAACGAACCCCTTTATGTAGTGGACGGTATTCCGATGGATACCTCTCCCACAGCAACCAGTAACAGTTTGGGTGCGTCTGGTGCGGGCAATGCTACGTTCCAAGCACGTAACCCGATGAACTTCTTGAATCCGAACGACATCGAATCCATTGACATCTTGAAAGACGCCTCTGCAACCGCTATTTATGGGGCACGTGGCGCCAATGGGGTAGTGCTGATTACCACCAAAAAAGGGAAGGCGGGACTACTTTCTACCAACTATGATGTGTACGTTGCTTCTTCTTCTGCTGCTCGCCGACTGAATCTTTTGGATGCAGCCGAATTCAAAACCCTTCGTACAGCAATGGGCTTAGCAGCCTTACCAGCAGAAGAAAAATATGACACCGATTGGCAGGACGAAATCTTCCGCAATGGCACCTCAATGAGCCATAACCTCAGCTTTGGTGGCGGAACCTCCAATACCCAGTATTTCGCTTCATTGAACTATATCAACCAACAAGGGATTGTTATTTCCTCTGGGTTTGCACGTACAGGTGGCCGGATTAATGTCAACCATAAAGCTTGGGATGGCAAACTCCGCCTTGGCTTGAACATGAGTTCCTCCTATACCTTAGACGATAACGTACCTTCTGGGACTGCTGACGGATTTAGCGGCGGTATGTTTACCAACGTCTTCCAGATGCACCCCACGCAGCCAGTGACGAATGCCGATGGCTCGTACTTTGAATTTGCACGTGCCACCCGTAACCCAGTAGCAATGGCCAATACGGTTGAAGACGGGATCAAAACCACCCGTTCATTGGGAAATATCTTTGCAGAATTAGACCTGATCCCCGGCTTGGTAGGCCGTGTGAGCGCCGCTGCCAGCCGTTCACAAGCCAGCCGTCGTTTCTTCATTCCCAAGAATACCCCATTGGGGGATGAGTCTGGTGGACAGGCCATTCAAGGGAACCGCGAGTTGACCAATCAGGTTTTCCAAGGCCAATTGACCTATAACCCGAAAATTGCGGCCAATCAAAACCTCAGTGTTACCGGGGTTTATGAGTACAACCAATACGAAACAGAAGAATTAAATGCCCTTTCGTATGGTTTTACCACCGACGTAAACAGCTTTAACCGGATGGAGTCCGGCAAGACCCAACAAACCAGCTCCTATCATGCGGTTAACAAACTCATTTCCTTTATCAGCCGCGCCAACTACGACCTAAACGGAAAGTATTACCTGCAAGTAACGGGCCGCTATGATGGTTCCTCGCGTTTTGGCCCGAATAACCGCTGGGCATTCTTTCCCTCGGCATCGGTCCGCTGGCGTTTAAGCAACGAAGAATTTTTGAAAGGCAACAGCACCATTTCAGAACTTTCACTGCGTGCTTCTTATGGCCAATCGGGACAAGAACGCATCGGAGATGACCTGTGGCGCGCCACATTGGCTGCCAATACCAACTTTATCGCAGGTTTGGGCGGTCAACAAATTACGGGATATGCTTCTACGCAGCTTGCAAACCCTGACCTGAAGTGGGAAACCATTTCTTCTACGAACTTGGGGATTGATTTTGGGTTGTTTAACAGCAAGATTCAAGGTTCGCTCGAACTGTATCAAGCAAAAACCAAAGACCTCTTGCTCGCAGTACCACAACCATTTGGCGTCGTAAATACCCGCTTTGAAAACGTTGGTTCTACCGAAAACAAAGGGTTTGAATTTAACCTCACGGGTTATATTTTAGACAAAGACGACACCTCCCTCTCGATTACCGCCAACATCGGTGCCAACCGGAACCAAGTAATTGAATTGGATGGCCGCGAACAATTACCTTATGCGGTGCGCGTTACAGGAGCCGGATATTCCGAAGCGCCTTTACAAGTGGTTCGCGTGGGTTTCCCCGTAACTGGAACCTTTATTGGTAGAAAATACACGGGGTTGGACGCCAGCGGTAAAGAAACCTATGCCGTCGCTCCCACCACGGGCGATACGGCCGTTGGAAATGGCCTTGAAGTACTTGGAACCGCAGAGCCAGATTTTGTATATGGCCTCGCTACGAAATTTACCAAAGGCAATATTGACGTAAACCTCTTCCTCCGTGGCCAAGTGGGTGGGATGGTCTTTAACAACACCGCAGCCGTCTATGGCTATCCGGGTTCCTCACTCAAGCAAGGCCAAAATGGGATTATCCCTTATGACATCACCGAAATTAGCGCATTAGCCAAAATTGAAAGCCCTGGATTTGCCTCCAGCCGTTGGCTTGAAGATGCCAGTTTTCTCCGTGTAGATAACCTTACGATTGGCTATCGGCTGGCCAATATCAGCAAGCGTGTTCGGACTGCCCGCGTATATCTGACTGGTCAAAACCTCTTCCTCCTCACTGGATATTCGGGATACGATCCGGAAGTTGCAGGCTTTGGCAACGGTGGTGGGGTTGGTGTGGACTACTTGGTTTATCCGAAAGCCCGTACCATCACCATTGGTGTAAACTTAGGTCTCTAA